In Bacillus toyonensis BCT-7112, a single window of DNA contains:
- the exsF gene encoding exosporium protein ExsF, whose amino-acid sequence MFSSDCEFTKIDCEAKPASTLPAFGFAFNASAPQFASLFTPLLLPSVSPNPNITVPVINDTVSVGDGIRILRAGIYQISYTLTISLDNVPTAPEAGRFFLSLGTPANIIPGSGTAVRSNVIGTGEVDVSSGVILINLNPGDLIQIVPVELIGTVDVRAAALTVAQIS is encoded by the coding sequence ATGTTCTCTTCTGATTGCGAATTTACTAAGATTGATTGCGAAGCGAAACCAGCTAGTACACTACCTGCCTTCGGTTTTGCTTTCAACGCTTCTGCACCTCAGTTCGCTTCACTATTTACACCATTACTATTACCTAGCGTAAGTCCAAACCCAAATATTACTGTTCCTGTAATAAATGATACAGTAAGTGTCGGAGATGGTATTCGAATTCTACGAGCTGGTATTTATCAAATTAGTTATACATTAACAATTAGTCTTGATAACGTTCCTACGGCACCAGAAGCTGGTCGTTTCTTCTTATCATTAGGTACGCCGGCTAACATTATTCCTGGATCAGGTACAGCGGTTCGTTCTAACGTTATTGGTACTGGTGAAGTAGACGTATCCAGTGGTGTTATTCTTATTAACTTAAACCCTGGTGACTTAATTCAAATCGTACCAGTTGAATTGATTGGAACTGTAGACGTCCGTGCGGCAGCATTAACAGTTGCACAAATTAGCTAG
- the cotY gene encoding spore coat protein CotY, whose product MSCNCNEDNHHHDFDFNCVSNVVRFIHELQECATTTCGSGCEVPFLGAHNTASVANTRPFILYTKAGEPFEAFAPSGSLVSCRTPIFRVESIDDDDCAVLRALAVVLGDGSSVPPGDDPICTFLNVPNARLVSTPACLTVDLSCFCAIQCLRDVTI is encoded by the coding sequence ATGAGCTGCAATTGCAACGAAGATAATCATCACCATGATTTTGATTTCAACTGTGTATCTAATGTCGTTCGTTTTATACATGAATTACAAGAATGCGCAACCACTACATGTGGATCTGGTTGCGAAGTTCCATTTTTAGGAGCACATAACACTGCATCAGTAGCGAATACACGTCCTTTTATTTTATACACAAAGGCTGGAGAACCTTTTGAAGCATTTGCACCATCAGGAAGCCTTGTTAGCTGTAGAACTCCAATTTTCCGCGTTGAAAGCATCGATGATGATGATTGTGCTGTGTTACGTGCATTAGCTGTAGTATTAGGTGATGGCTCCTCTGTACCACCTGGTGACGATCCAATTTGTACGTTTTTAAATGTACCAAATGCAAGGTTAGTATCAACCCCTGCTTGTCTTACGGTTGATTTAAGTTGCTTCTGTGCTATTCAATGCTTACGTGATGTTACGATTTAA